TGTATTTTGAACAAGTACATAGATGTGAGGAGCTCTTATACAACTATTTTACCGAAAAGACACAGGAGGATGTTATATACAAATTCGAAATTGATATTATCCAGGCAAGACGCTCCGGCAGTTGTATTCTTAAAGACAGCTTTATTAAGTTCTCCAGACAGAACGATAAGATCAAGGTATCCAGCTTGAATGTGGAGTTGGTGTAGTGAGGAGAGGAAGAGATGGGCAAGTATTTTCTCAGAAACAAGACAATAGCGATGCTATACATATTTTTCTCAATTATAACGTATACCTGCCTATCCCTGGTATTTTACGTTTACTCATTGATTACCAAGGCCACCGGGCAGATGAGTCTGCCTGAGGCCTACAGAATTACCTTCATCAGTGCAGCCGTGCTGGTTACTCTTCTTTTACTGCTCAATGTTCTTGCTGTGCTTAAGCGTTTCCTGTTATTTGAAATTACCAAATCATTGCGCCAAGATGTGTTCGCCCGGATGTCCACTCTGAGCCTGCCCGATTACTTTGCACAGCATACCTCCCATTATTCATCCATCCTGCTAAATGACCTGGATACCCTCGAAGAAGATTATTTTGCGACAATTCTCGAATTGATTGGAGATACGGTACAGCTTCTGATTATGCTGTTCTCCATATATCTGATCGGCCCTTCCTATCTGTTCCTCGTATTGTTATTCTGTATTCCCTCGGTTGTACAGCCCTTTATTATGAAGAGGAAGTTGGGGCGCTTAGGCCTTAAGGTATCGCAGGAAATGTCGCGGTATACCGGTAAAGTGCAGGAATACATCCATTCCTTTGAACTTGTCAGAACATTTCGCAGAGAACCGCTGATCAAGCAGCTTTTTGAAAGGGATGTACAAAAGCTTGAACATCAGCGTCAGCGTCAAAGTGTAGCAAAAGTGTTAAATATGACGCTCGTGATACTCGCTGTATACCTGCTAAAGGTCGGATCACAACTATATTTCACCCATGCAGCGCTGGGTGGATTGATCTCGGTCGCAACGGTATCCCTGCTGTTTGGGCTCACTAATAATGTAGGAAACCCGCTTGCCAGTATCCTCGGATATTTTACCACTCTTAGTGCAACGAGCGAAGTAAGAGACAAAATTACTGATCTTTTGTTAATAGAGACTGAGGACAACATTCAGGATAACAGCCTTCGGCAACTGGAACAGTTCAATGAGGCGATTGTTCTGCAGCAAGCCGGATTCTCATATGGAGGCCACCCTATTCTGCGAGAAATTACTTTCCGGTTCGTGAAGGGGAAGAAATATGCTCTAATCGGTAAAAGCGGAAGCGGGAAAAGCACATTGCTTCGGCTGATTATGGGATACCACAATGAGGCATATAAGGGCAGCATTCGCATTGACAGCCAAGAGGTCAGAGACCTGAATCCGTCAAGCTTATGGTCTCATATTGCGGTGATTCACCAAAATGTGTTCATTATGGAGGGAACGCTTCGGGATAATATTACGCTATTTAATAATACGTACAACGAGGAGCAGATTGCTGCTGCTGTTGGAGCTGCAGGTCTTACTACGATGGTGGATGCGCTCCCTGCAGGACTAGATACTATAATTACCGAAGGCGGAAAGAATTTCTCGGGCGGAGAAAAACAGCGGATTGCCATTGCTAGAGCCTGCATCACCGATACGCAAATACTTCTCATTGATGAAGGCACCTCTGCACTTGATAACATTACAGCGGTAGAGATAGAGCATACTTTGCTGGCCCTTGAGGGTAAAACAATTATTTCCATTGTTCACCGGATTAATGAAACAATACGTGATTATGATGAAATCTGTATATTGGATGATGGTGAAATTGTCAGATTCGGACCCTACGAGGATCTTATGCGACAGGGTGGTATTTATCCTGGAGAATACCTGGAAGAAGGGGGTGTAGGTGCGTGAGAAGAAACGCTTTACAGCACAGCTTCTTTTCCGGCAAGGTTTGGCTGGTGCTGTTTTTTTGCATATACCTTGTATATGGAATAATTACTGTTGAGTTTTCCAGGCAGCTGGGTCTTTCGCTTGATGTTGCACAGGGGAAGGACCAGGGCGCATTTGATGTTTTTTTGCTCCGCATAACAATAATTACAGCGGCTCTTATCCTGCTCTATTTAATCTACGGCTATTTAGAAAGCCAATATTCAAAGCGGGTAATGATTACGGTCCGGACGAAGCTGCTAAATGGGATTGTAGATAATACTCTGCCGGACTTTCTGCAGACCGGGGAAGCGGCTTTTACTTCCGATCTTATAAATGATATTAAGGTGCTGGAGACGAATTACATTAAACCGGCTATTGAAGTAACGAAAGAAGTGCTGCTGCTAATTATTACACTGGTTGCCCTGCTGAAAATGAACGTCTGGGTTACCTTATTTATTGTTGTTGTGAGCTTTATCCCAATCCTGCTGCCCAATCTGTTCATGAAGACTCTGGAAGGCAAGATGGACGCCTACTCGCGTGAATTACAGCACTATACATTAAGAACCGGCGATTTTTTGGCTGGATATGAAGTGTTTAAAAATTATCAGGCTGAAGCTAGGCTGAGAGAGAAGCATCAGGTTTATAATGAGGCGTTAGCTCTACAAAAGAGAAAAACCTTTTTGTTTCTGGATTTCCTCTCTAACTCTGTGGCGATTTCATCGATTATGATTACGATCGGGGTACTGTTGGTGGGTATGTTTCTGGCAATCAACGGCCGTCTGACTATCGGGGAAGTGTTCGCGGTCAGTTTTATTTCCACCGGGATCTCAGCGCCTTTAGGCAACATTGGAAATTATCTGCCGAAAATCCGGGGCGCTAAAACCTTCGTGCTTAAGTATAATAGTCTGATCCCTGTTCCGGTACCCAAACCGGCTATTCCTTCTATGAAGGAATGTATTGAAGCCGAGGACGTGTCGCTTACGCTGAATAGCAACCTGGTGCTGCAAAACATTTCGCTGCGGCTGGAAAAAGGAAGACGGTATGCGGTTGTTGGTGCGAGCGGTTCGGGGAAAAGCTCATTGATTAAGCTCATCATGGGGTATTATAACGATTATACCGGTGAGATTAGAATAGATCAGACTTCAATTTCGGCCTCTGAACGTAGCTCGATCTTTGAGTTTATGAGCAGCATCTCACAGAATATGTTTCTTTTTCAGGCCAGTATAAGGGAGAACCTTACCCTGTTTGACCCGGAGATTCATGACGGGCGGATCTGGACGGCTCTGGAAGCTGTCGGTTTAAAGCAGCAGATAGAGGCGCTGGACCAGGGGCTGGATAAAGGGATTGAAGAAGGCGGCAAAAACTTCTCCGGTGGAGAGAAGCAGCGGCTGAGCATAGCTCGGGCGTTACTGCGGAGCAAAGACCTGCTGGTGATGGATGAAGCTACATCGGCGCTGGACGAAGGTTCGTATTTGGAAGTGGAGAATAGCATCAGCACGATACCTGGACTGACACTTATCTCCATTACTCACCGTTTGAACAGCGAAGTGTTGTCTCATTATGACGAAGTTATCACCCTGAATAAGGGACGCATTGTGGAGAAGGGAAGCTTCTCTGAATTAATGGAATCCAAAGGCTACTTCTATGAATTATATATGAACCAAGAGAACACTGAACAAGCTGGATAAGACCATCCGGGCAAAATAACCTATCTTGCATTTCCCTGAAACCGACTGGGAGCAGAGACCATTCTCTGCCCCCAGTCGGTTTCTTTGCCGTTGAACTCTTGAAAAATGGTTGT
The sequence above is a segment of the Paenibacillus sp. FSL R7-0204 genome. Coding sequences within it:
- a CDS encoding ABC transporter ATP-binding protein, yielding MGKYFLRNKTIAMLYIFFSIITYTCLSLVFYVYSLITKATGQMSLPEAYRITFISAAVLVTLLLLLNVLAVLKRFLLFEITKSLRQDVFARMSTLSLPDYFAQHTSHYSSILLNDLDTLEEDYFATILELIGDTVQLLIMLFSIYLIGPSYLFLVLLFCIPSVVQPFIMKRKLGRLGLKVSQEMSRYTGKVQEYIHSFELVRTFRREPLIKQLFERDVQKLEHQRQRQSVAKVLNMTLVILAVYLLKVGSQLYFTHAALGGLISVATVSLLFGLTNNVGNPLASILGYFTTLSATSEVRDKITDLLLIETEDNIQDNSLRQLEQFNEAIVLQQAGFSYGGHPILREITFRFVKGKKYALIGKSGSGKSTLLRLIMGYHNEAYKGSIRIDSQEVRDLNPSSLWSHIAVIHQNVFIMEGTLRDNITLFNNTYNEEQIAAAVGAAGLTTMVDALPAGLDTIITEGGKNFSGGEKQRIAIARACITDTQILLIDEGTSALDNITAVEIEHTLLALEGKTIISIVHRINETIRDYDEICILDDGEIVRFGPYEDLMRQGGIYPGEYLEEGGVGA
- a CDS encoding ABC transporter ATP-binding protein; the encoded protein is MLFFCIYLVYGIITVEFSRQLGLSLDVAQGKDQGAFDVFLLRITIITAALILLYLIYGYLESQYSKRVMITVRTKLLNGIVDNTLPDFLQTGEAAFTSDLINDIKVLETNYIKPAIEVTKEVLLLIITLVALLKMNVWVTLFIVVVSFIPILLPNLFMKTLEGKMDAYSRELQHYTLRTGDFLAGYEVFKNYQAEARLREKHQVYNEALALQKRKTFLFLDFLSNSVAISSIMITIGVLLVGMFLAINGRLTIGEVFAVSFISTGISAPLGNIGNYLPKIRGAKTFVLKYNSLIPVPVPKPAIPSMKECIEAEDVSLTLNSNLVLQNISLRLEKGRRYAVVGASGSGKSSLIKLIMGYYNDYTGEIRIDQTSISASERSSIFEFMSSISQNMFLFQASIRENLTLFDPEIHDGRIWTALEAVGLKQQIEALDQGLDKGIEEGGKNFSGGEKQRLSIARALLRSKDLLVMDEATSALDEGSYLEVENSISTIPGLTLISITHRLNSEVLSHYDEVITLNKGRIVEKGSFSELMESKGYFYELYMNQENTEQAG